A window of the Candidatus Nitrosotalea okcheonensis genome harbors these coding sequences:
- the purE gene encoding 5-(carboxyamino)imidazole ribonucleotide mutase, with product MSYSKNPLVGIIMGSSSDSKVMHSAAIALDEFGIKHEDQIVSAHRTPTRLPDYAKHAEKQGFKVIIAGAGGSAHLPGMIASHTTIPVIGVPIMVYNDKINSDKFKFSAFGGLDALLSISEMPTGSPVVTVGVNKAANAGLYAIKILANEFPELKTKLKKHKEMQHKSVLKESDEMKKLGLVRFADKKLKK from the coding sequence ATGTCATATTCAAAAAATCCTCTTGTTGGCATCATAATGGGATCTAGTTCAGACAGTAAAGTAATGCATTCGGCAGCAATAGCCTTGGATGAATTTGGAATAAAACATGAGGATCAGATTGTTTCTGCCCATAGGACACCTACAAGATTGCCAGACTATGCAAAACATGCAGAAAAACAAGGATTCAAAGTAATCATCGCAGGAGCAGGAGGTTCGGCTCATCTGCCAGGCATGATTGCGTCACATACAACAATTCCAGTAATAGGAGTTCCAATAATGGTTTACAATGACAAGATAAATTCTGACAAGTTCAAGTTTTCTGCATTTGGAGGACTAGATGCGCTGTTATCAATATCGGAGATGCCAACGGGTTCTCCTGTTGTTACAGTAGGTGTAAACAAAGCTGCAAATGCAGGACTGTATGCAATAAAGATTCTTGCAAATGAATTTCCAGAATTAAAAACCAAGCTAAAAAAACATAAAGAAATGCAACACAAATCAGTTCTAAAAGAATCAGACGAAATGAAAAAACTTGGCCTTGTTCGATTTGCAGATAAGAAACTCAAGAAATAG
- a CDS encoding adenylate/guanylate cyclase domain-containing protein, protein MIRIEAELPRNDLTAVTDALDMMGITVNVVKVKSRGTTVGSEVHAAKGTGMYRSEFRDKFILQTTVSDNSEHDVIEVIRANSNTGKISIFPISRIIDISSGVENEQGLALSEYDSVILIAANKQKTSFPFGLTTSKVKLEPQVIEGEKGYYDVIEKKFVPLESLESVISQVKPVESFQILTPDDAFVIQSLTRIQRNFSLYKRKQSDSYSQAFLKYVSNRFLSLWPENEINTAILYVDIVGSTKIATSLSSDDLSGLIKVFSEEMSVVVSKHAGFVLKYTGDAVIAFFPELKDFGNMAANAVRCARSMNMLVTHSLNPMFASFGLPKINVRIGIDVGKNRIVVLGSEPDLIGHSITIASKILPLAQPNQMTIGEEAYKMLSSDMATQFMKIDPQDKRWNYTHPTTGKIYPIYFSIPVMQISNHL, encoded by the coding sequence ATGATACGAATAGAGGCAGAGTTGCCAAGAAATGACCTTACTGCAGTAACTGACGCTCTTGACATGATGGGAATTACCGTAAATGTTGTCAAAGTTAAGAGTAGGGGAACCACGGTTGGCTCTGAAGTCCATGCAGCAAAGGGTACTGGTATGTATCGTTCTGAATTCAGGGACAAGTTCATTCTCCAAACAACTGTATCTGATAACTCAGAACATGATGTAATTGAAGTAATAAGGGCAAACTCAAACACTGGAAAAATTTCAATATTTCCAATCTCTCGTATAATTGATATTAGTTCAGGAGTAGAAAATGAACAAGGATTAGCATTAAGTGAATATGATAGTGTCATACTAATTGCGGCAAATAAACAAAAAACATCATTTCCTTTTGGTCTTACCACTAGCAAAGTAAAACTTGAGCCACAAGTAATAGAGGGGGAAAAAGGGTATTATGATGTTATAGAAAAGAAGTTTGTTCCACTTGAAAGCTTAGAGTCTGTAATATCTCAAGTAAAACCGGTTGAAAGTTTTCAAATTCTTACTCCTGATGACGCATTTGTGATTCAAAGTCTAACCAGAATACAAAGAAACTTTTCGTTATACAAGAGGAAACAAAGTGATTCATATTCTCAAGCATTTCTCAAATACGTCTCAAACAGATTCTTGAGTCTGTGGCCTGAAAACGAAATCAATACAGCCATTCTATATGTTGATATTGTAGGATCTACCAAAATTGCAACATCACTTAGCTCCGATGATCTTTCTGGGCTGATCAAGGTATTTTCTGAAGAGATGTCAGTAGTAGTATCAAAGCATGCAGGTTTTGTTCTAAAGTATACAGGAGATGCAGTGATTGCATTTTTCCCAGAACTCAAAGACTTTGGGAATATGGCAGCAAATGCTGTACGTTGTGCTCGATCCATGAACATGCTGGTTACACACTCACTAAATCCCATGTTTGCAAGCTTTGGTCTGCCGAAAATCAATGTAAGAATTGGAATAGATGTTGGAAAAAATAGGATTGTTGTTCTTGGCTCTGAACCTGATTTGATTGGACACAGCATTACAATTGCTTCAAAGATTTTACCTCTTGCACAACCAAACCAGATGACAATAGGGGAAGAAGCATACAAAATGTTATCGTCTGATATGGCCACACAGTTTATGAAAATTGATCCTCAGGACAAAAGATGGAACTATACACATCCGACTACTGGAAAAATATATCCGATATACTTTTCAATTCCTGTAATGCAGATATCTAATCACCTCTAA
- the bioD gene encoding dethiobiotin synthase translates to MKSYFITATDTGVGKTTITSALAACMQKLGIDVGVMKPIATGIVQKIGFKSSDVSILHRAAEVDDPEDEINPIFMPLPVSPYDASKILDLKFDKKIIFEKFAKLKSKHDLMLVEGIGGIMTPLSRDYFVADLIKELDLETIIITRPTLGTLNHTVMTVNTCHNYKIPIMGIIVNNYDENGGPEEINAPTTIHEITGIPILGVLPFVKDYENYETMIPHIERNINLKSLIS, encoded by the coding sequence TGCCACTGATACTGGTGTTGGTAAGACCACTATCACATCTGCATTGGCAGCATGTATGCAAAAATTGGGAATAGATGTTGGTGTTATGAAGCCGATTGCAACCGGGATTGTCCAAAAAATTGGCTTCAAGTCATCCGATGTTTCAATCTTACATCGTGCTGCTGAGGTGGATGATCCTGAGGACGAAATAAATCCAATATTTATGCCGTTGCCAGTTTCTCCATATGACGCAAGCAAAATACTTGATCTCAAGTTTGATAAAAAAATAATCTTTGAAAAGTTTGCAAAATTGAAAAGCAAGCATGACCTGATGCTTGTTGAAGGTATAGGGGGGATAATGACTCCTCTAAGTAGGGATTACTTTGTAGCTGATTTGATAAAAGAATTGGACCTTGAAACAATCATAATCACACGACCTACTCTTGGAACTCTGAACCATACTGTGATGACAGTCAATACATGTCACAATTACAAAATTCCAATCATGGGAATTATTGTAAATAACTATGATGAGAATGGCGGACCTGAAGAAATAAATGCACCAACCACGATACATGAAATTACAGGCATTCCAATTTTGGGTGTGTTACCATTTGTGAAAGATTATGAAAACTATGAAACAATGATTCCACACATTGAAAGAAATATAAATTTGAAATCTCTTATATCTTGA